The following is a genomic window from Collimonas fungivorans Ter331.
TGAATGTAACCAAGGCCACCATGATGGCCAGCGCCGTCGCAGTGCCTGAATTGCTGTCGGTATCGACTTCGATCATTGCCGAACATGGGGCCGTCGCTACCGTGATGAATACCCTGATGCTGCTGTTCCTGCTTTTGGTGTTCGTCGTGCTGCGTGTATTGCAATGGATGGAACAGAGGTGGTGCCGTGGAATCGATTGAAATCGGAAAAAAACTGTTTGAGTGGACTCCCTTTCTGGCAACCGGATTCCTATGGAACATCCTGATTTCCGTACTGGCATTGGCTATCGGCACGGTCGGCGGCGGGCTGCTGGTCTTGCTGCGGCTGTCCAGCCATCGGAAATGGGCTCTTGCGGGTTCGGCCCTGACTGAACTCATGCGCAATGTGCCGACGTTTGTTTTCCAGTTTTACCTGGTCTTCATGCTGCCGGAATCATTGACGTTGCCGTTTTCGAGCCTCAGCCTGCCTTTCCCGTCCTGGCTGAAAGCGGCACTGGCACTGGCGCTAGCCGTGGCGGGTTTTGTTTCAGATAACCTGTTGAGCACGATCCTGGAATGGCGGCGCGGCAGATACCAAGATGCGCTGCTGTTCATCTCGAACCTGGGCAATTTTTGCGTAATCATTGTCATGGCGTCCTCTGCGGCGTCGGTGATAGGCGTGCCTGAATTGCTCAGCCGCTGCAACACCGTAATCAACGCCACCGGCACCACGCAGATCATGCTGTGGGTTTACCTGTATGCGATGGTCTGGTTCTTTCTGTTTTCCTACCTGGTGACGGCCGGAATAAGGAGATTCAGTTCCGGCATGCAGCGGCGCATAAGAAGTTAAGCAGAATTTCCGGCAACAGGAAAAGCGGGCGCCGGATTGGAGCATCCGTTTGCCCGCCTGGTGTCGGCGGCAGGTTTAGCTGAGGGCAGGCAGATAATGCGTCAGCTTGTCATAACCGTTGTCTTTCAGGGCTTTGATGGCGTCCGCTCCCTTTTTTCCCCACGTAAAAACATCGCCGTGAAGATCGACATAGACCCAGTGCAACAGGCCGTACCGGTAATTGCTTTGATTGTCTTTTTTCCCCAAGCCGTAAATCGCGTTCTTATACGGTAACGGTTTGTCGAGATTCAAGGTGTTGCTGCTCGCCGTTGTGGCATGAAAGTCATAGTTCAGGAATCCCAGGTCTTTGCACAGCAGGCTGACCGCGGCCGCCGTCATCGCAATGCCGACCTGCGCATCCATGGCGTGGTTGCCGCGCATTTTGTCCGTGACGTCTTGCAGGCTGCGATAAGCATATACATTCCCGAAAACCTTCGAGAAATCAAGCAGCGCTGCAGACCGGTCCGCATGGTTCCGGCAAAAATTCTCGATCAGGGGAAACAAGGTGGCATAGGTGTCGGCCGCAATGACTCCTCCCTTTTTATGGTTCAGGTTGGCGGCCTGGACGGCCGCGACAAAACCGCATATTCCCCAGTTGTTCTGGTTCATGTCTTCGATTTTCATGCCGATTCCCTTTCATGTAGATGCGTCGCCATGCCGTTCATTCAGGCCGGTTGTCGCTATCGCCCGCCAGGCGGGAAGCGGCCGCGCCGGATCTTTTCGCTTTCATGCGCGGCCTGAACATCGCAAAGATCGTAAAAAGAATAGGCCCGGCATCGGCCGGGAAACTGACGGTTGCTGACATGGGCAGGCGCCGGCGATTCGCTGAACTGGCGGCTTATATGGCCGTTGATCGACCAAATGAAAAACGGGGTTTCATGGCCAGATGTCGGTGGATTTGCATCCAAGGCTGTAATTGTCTGGTTTTATGGCGCATCCGCAACCGAGTCACCTCCCGGCGCAGGGCCATGTTCCTCAGAAAACTATAGAAAATGTCATGAATTGTCATGATAACAGTATTTCCATGAGTCAACATGTGGCCATGAATCTACTTTGTTGGGGCAAAAAATGATGACGTTGCTTCTCCTGAAAGATGACACGCGAAATGAAAATGAGATCTGCGATTTTTTCAGCAGCGCTGGTTATCAGATCAATTGGAGCGAGACTTCAGCCACCTTGCTGGCAGGGCAGAGTCCGAGCGAGCAAAACAGGTCGATCACCATTTTGCAGATGGATCACACGCATCCGTTCCCGCCCGATATTGCCAACCTGACGCGCGGCATCACGCTGCCTTGGCGGCTGTCCATGCACCAGCGCACCCTGACCGCGCCGAACAATAACCAGATCAAGCTCACCAGCCTGGAGTTTACCCTGGTCAAAACCTTTGCCATGCTGGAAATCGGCGAGGTGGCGTCCAGAAGGAGGATCATCGGTGAATTCGGCGAGCATTACCTGAGTTACGACCAAAACCGGCTGGACACCATGATCATGCGCTTGCGCAAAAAAATCCGGCACGGGCTGGGAATGGCGCTGCCCTTGAATACGGTAAGGGTGCGTGGATTCAGCTTTGACGATTTGCTGATCCTCGATCATTAAACCGGGCACAGATGGGCGCCGAATCTGTCATGGCCCACCTTTGATCCGCCAGGGCGGCACCGGGCCGAACTGCCGCAGCGCATACTCGATGAATTTCTTCGCGCGCGCCGACATGCCTTTGCGCTGCGGAACCAGCGCGATGACGTCGGCCGGCGCGATATTCCACTGGGGGAGCAGCGCCACCAGCTTGCCGCGCCGGATGTTTTCGGCGACGTCCCACTCGGAACGGATCATGATGCCTTTCCCCATCAGCGCCCATTGGTGCACCACTTCGCCATCGTTGGAACTGAGGATGGGATCGACCCGCACGCTGTGGCTGAGCGTTCCTTTGCCAAACTTCCACAGGCCCACGTCTTCATCGTTTTCCTGCAATACCAGGCACTGGTGGCCGGCAAGCGATTGCGGATCGGCCGGCGACCCCATGCGCCGGATATAGGATGGGGCCGCACACAGGATTCTCGCATTGGCGCCGATCTTGTAGCGCACCAGGCTGGAGTCGGCCAGCGCGCCGATGTGGAACGTGATGTCGGCCTTGTGCGCTTCGCCGGCGCTAATGCGGTCGAGCAGTATCAGCGAAACCTTGACGCCCGGATGGTCGCTCTGGAATTGCGCCACCAGCGGCGTCAGGTAGCGGCGGCCAAAGCCGAACGGGGCGTTGATGCGCAGATGTCCCGCGACAATGCCTTGCCGTGCTTTCAGCATTTCAAAAAGAGCATCGTTGCGCTCGCAAATCGCCGCGCCTTCTTCTGCCAGCAGCTGGCCTTCGTCGGTCAGGTTCATGTTCCGCGTGGAGCGGTCGATCAGGCGCACGCCCAGCCTGGCTTCCAGCTGCTGCAGGCGCTGCGTCACGGCGGAAGCGGTCACGTTGATTTCACGCGCGGCGGCGGCGAGGCTGCCGGTTTTTACCACGATCATGAAAAAGCGAATATCGTCGACCGGGATCATTATTAAGTAAAACTTAAGTTAGCCATGTGTTTGATTTAACCACAATCTTGGCGATACCGTCGATAATTCAGCCATACCAACTGGATCGGGGCTGACATGGCGCAAAAATATCAGGCAATCTTGTTCGACCTGCTGACAGCATTGCTGGATTCCTGGACAGTCTGGAACCATACCGCCGGCTCGGAGCAGGCCGGGCGCGCCTGGCGCGCCGAATACCTGCGGCTGACCTATGGTTGCGGTGCTTATCAGCCTTATGAAGAACTGGTGGCGCAGGCGGCGCAGAACGTCGGACTGGCGCCGGAGCTGGCGCAACAGCTGGACCGCAACTGGCGCAGTCTCCAGCCGTGGCCGGAGGTAACCGCAACGCTGGCGCGTTTGCAGCAGAATCATCGGCTTGGGGTGGTGACTAACTGTTCCACCAGGCTGGGCCAGCTGGCAGCCGACAGGGTCGGTGTCCCATTCGAGGTGGTGGTGACGTCGGAGCAGGCCGGGTTTTACAAGCCTGACCCGCGGCCGTATCGGCTGGCGCTGGAGAAACTGGACTTGCCGGCGCAGCGCGTGCTGTTTGTCGCCGGGTCCGCCTACGATATGTTCGGCACCGCGCAGGTCGGCCTCGATACCTTCTGGCACAACCGCATCGGCCTGGCAGCACCTGCCGGCGCGCCGGCGCCGCTGGCGGAGTCGGCGCAGATCTCGGACCTGCTGCAGTTCGCCGAAACCAGATAAACCGAGGAAATGACATGAATGATTCCACGCTCCATCCGGCGCGCCGGCTGGCCGACCTTGAAACGCCGGCCCTGGTCCTCGACCAGGACCGCATGCAACAGAATATCGCCCGCATGCGGACCAGCCTGGCTCGTTTCAATGTGGCGTTCAGGCCGCACGTCAAGACCAGCAAGTCGATCCAGGTCGCCCGCTCGACGCTAGGGCAAGTCAGCGGACCGATCACGGTCTCGACGCTCAAGGAAGCCGAATATTTTGCAGCCAATGGCTTCACGGATATCCTGTACGCGGTCGGCATTGTTCCAGGCAAGTTCGATCACGTGATCCGGCTGCGGCGGCAGGGGGTAAGGCTGACGCTGATCCTGGACAGCCTGGAGATGGCCCAGGCCCTGTGCGACAAAGGGCGGCAGGAAAACATGTGTTTCGACGTAATGATCGAAATCGACTCCGACGGCCACCGCTCAGGCGTGGTTCCCGATTCGCCGGAGCTGCTCGAGATCGGCCGTTGCCTGGCCACCGGCGGCCAGCATCTGGCTGGCGTCATCACCCATGCCGGTAATTCCTATAATTGCCGCTCGATACCGGCCATCAGGCAGATGGCGCAGCAGGAACGCGATGCCGCGGTCGGCTGCGCAGAACGCTTGCGCGCGGCCGGCATCGTGTGCCCGGCAGTCAGCATCGGTTCGACGCCGACCGCCATGTTCGCCGACAACCTGGATGGCGTCAGCGAAGTGCGCGCCGGCGTGTTTGTGTTCGGCGACCTGGTGATGGCAGGCCTGGGTGTCTGCCGCCAGCAAGACATCGCGCTATCCGTGCTCACCACGGTGATCGGGCACCAGAAAGAAAAAGGCTGGATCATTACCGACGCCGGCTGGATGGCCATGTCGCGCGACCGCGGCACCAGCAGGCAGCCGCAGGACCAGGGTTACGGCCTGGTCTGCGATCTTGGCGGCGAGCTGTTGCCGGATCTGCTGATGGTCGACGCCAACCAGGAACACGGCGTGATCGCGCACCGCTCCGGCGACCCTGCACAAACACCGGACCTGCCTATCGGCGCCATGCTGCGCATCCTGCCGAACCACGCTTGCGCCACCGGCGCCCAGCATGCCCGCTACCATGTGGTTAACCGGGAGTCTTCGGATATCCTGGAGGTCTGGGAGCGCTTCCGCGGCTGGTAGGACAGGCCCCGGCCCATCATTCATCCTTGTCACGCAAAGAGACCATGAAAATCATACATACCCCAGCCGTGCCGGCGCCGCGCGGCCACTATTCGCAAGCGGTGGAACAGAACGGTTTTGTCTTTTTGTCGGGCATGCTGCCGGCATCCGATACGATCGACCCGGCCACGCACGATTTCCGGCAGCAGTGCGAAGCAGTTTTCCATCAGTGCCAGCAAGTCTTGCAAGCCGCGGGCTGCGGTTTTGGCGATGTAGTGCAGGCCACGGCATACCTGGTCGGAGTGGAAAACTGGAGTTTGTTCAATGAGATCTACGCCAGCTACCTGGGTCCGCACAAGCCGGCGCGCGCCGTGGTGCCGGTGCCGGCCTTGCATCACGGTTATGCGGTAGAGCTGCAGCTGATTGCTTGCGTTCCCGGTGGGGTGTAGTCGTGCTAAATTAGCGTTTCGCAATCCGCGCCTCCTTAGACAGCAAGGAAAAATCATGTGGACTCATGAAGAGAGCATAGAAACAAGCGCTGCGCCGGCGCGGATCTGGCAGCTGTTTGCCGACGTGCAGGGCTGGAAAAAATGGAACAAGGGAATTGACAATATCCAGATCCACGGTCCATTTTCGGATGGCACCACATTCACGATGCAACCGCCCGGCGAGGATGTATTTACCACTACCCTGATCGACGTCAGGGAGAACCAAGGTTTTACCGATGAAACGATCATCGACGGCACCCGGGTACTGGTGCACCATAAGATCGTGCCGCTGGCCTCGGGCGGCAGCAAGATCATCTACAGCACGGAAATCACCGGGCCGGCTGCGGCGGATTTCGGGCCGATGGTGACCGCGGATTTTCCGGACGTGCTAAGCGCGCTGAAAAATATCGCCGAGCTCAGCTGACAGCCAAGGCGAGCAGCTTGGTGACCGTGTTGATGTTGCGCACGGTGGCGATGCCGGTCGACGGCGGCAGTTTCAGCTTCGATTTGCCCATGCCTTCGGGATAGTGGATATAGATTTCTTTCTTCCCCGGCCGGACCTCTTCGGCGCCAGGGATACGCAGCAGCTCAAGCCAGTCCTTGGGCAGGCTGCCGTTGCAAAAAACCACCGCGACTTTCGACGGCTCCGCATCCGGGAAGGGGTTGGCTTTCAATATGGCGCCCAGCTCTGCCGCGGTGCGCAGCAAGACATCGACTGGTTTGCCCATTTTTTTAGCGAGCGCCTGCGCCAGTTCCTGGCCGACGGCGTCTTTGCCCAGCGCGCTGTCGAAGATCACGTTGCCGCTCTGGATATAGGTGCGGACCTGGCCGAAGCCCAGCCCGCTGCACAGCGCGGCCAGTTCTTTCATCGGCAAGAGGCCGGTGCCGCCGACGTTCACTGCGCGCAGCAGCGCGACATACACCGTCATGGCCGTCCTCCTTTCAGTAGAGGGTGGCCTTGACCCGCGCCGGCAGTTCGCGGTCGTAGGCCTCGGCGTCGAAACTGCTGCTGCCCAGGCGCTTCAGCATGGCGCCTGGGCTGGGAAAGCTGCTCCGTTCGATCTGCCCGGCAGGATCCCAGAGTTTTGAGCGCACCAGCGCTTTTGAACAATGGAAGTAGGTCGCCTCCACCTTGACGATGATGACGGTGCGCGGCAACTTGCCATCCACCGCAAATTGCTCGAGCAGGGCCGGCTCCGCGGAAATCTCGGCGCGGCCGTTGACGCGCAGGGTTTCGCCGATGCCGGGTACGATGAAAAGCAGGGCGATGCGCGGGTCCGCGATGAGGTTGCGCAGGGTATCGATACGGTTGTTGCCGGGGCGGTCGGGTACGGCCAGCGTACGTTCATCGAGGATCTTGACGAAACCCGGGGCATCTCCCTTGGGCGAGCAGTCCATGCCCCCCGGGCCGTGGGAAGCGAACACTACAAATGGCGAGGTTTTGACAAAGGCCTGGTAATCCTCGTTCAGGTAATCGATTTCCTTCCACAGCGAACGCTCGTGCGGCTTGCCGTAGATTTCCTCCAGCTGCTCGATGGTGGTAAGCATGTCTTTCCCCGGACATTGGTTTGTCCGGGGATTTTACCGGGAAACCGACGCCTTTGCCGTTTTCCAAGACCAGAACAGTAGGTTTTAAGCGTTAGCTTACGCGCTGATCCAGGCACGGACGTCGTGCACGTCGGCGCGCCTGGCTTCCGGATACACCAGATAGAAGGCGTAGTTGCTGAGCACCGGACCGAAAGGCTGCTCCAGCACGCCGCTTTTTAATTCGGGCTCGATCAGGGCAGTGCTGAGCAGAGCAACGCCTTGTCCGGCGATCGCCGCCGAGATGGCGTGGCTTTCGTCCGAAAATACGATGCCGCCGCGGCTGTCCAGGCCGCTGAACCTGGCGCGCTGGGCCCAGGCGCGCCAGGTCGAGGCCTTGCGCAGCGTGCTCTGCCATTCGCAATGGATCAGGGTGTGCTTGAGCAGGTCCCTCGGTTTCTTCACTTTGAGCAAAGGGCTGCTTACCGGCGCAATGCGGTCGTCGAACAGTTTTTCCGCCACCAGTCCCGGCCACAATCCGAGTCCGTAGCGAATCGCGATATCCGCGGTATGGCCGTCCAGCGGCGCGATTTCCACCGAAGTATGGATGCGCAGGTCCTGCTTCGGATAAGCGCTCCGGAAAGCGCCCAGCCGCGGCAGCAGCCAGCGTGCGGCAAACGCCGGCGTGGTGGAAATGGTGAGCATGCGCGCTGCGTCGCGCACTTGGATACGGTTGATGGCAGCCGCAAACAAATCGAAGCCTTCGCGCAGCGCCACATACAACTCGGAGCCGGCCGCCGTCAGGCGCAATTGCCTGGGCAGGCGCTGGAATACGGCCACCCCGAGGCTTTCTTCGAGCCGCCTGATCTGGTGGCTCACCGCAGTCGGCGTCACTGAGAGTTCCACCGCGGCGGACTTGATGCTCAGGTGCCGCGCCGCAGCCTCGAATGCTTTCAGGGCGGCGAGCGGCGGCAGGCGGCGCGTGATCTGGTTATCCATATGGATGAGTTTTATTTTCCATAATCAAGAAAAACTTGTCGTTTGTCGAGGAATTGCAGGGAGATTACAGTTTATCCGGAAACTGATGCATGAATCTAATTCACAAAGGATAACTGAAATGACTACCTTGCTACACCTCGACGCCAGCGCACGCAGCGGACATTCCGACCGCCAGCCGCATGGTTCCCATACCCGCAGGCTGACGCACTGCTTCGTCCAGCAGTGGCTGCAGCAGCGGCCGGGCGACCGGGTCAGCGTGCGCGACGTCGGCCTCCATCCGCCGTCGCCGGTGAGCGGCGAATGGATACACGCCGCGTTTACCGCGCCGGCCTCGCGCGCAGACTGGATGCACCAGGCGCTGGCGGAAAGCGATACGCTGGTCGATGAAATCCTGGCGGCCGATATCCTGGTGCTGGGCGTGCCCATGTATAACTTCAACGTGCCGGCGCAATTCAAGTCCTGGATCGACAATATCGTCAGGGTGGGCCGCACCTTCGGGTTTGACCGGCAGCGCCAGGGAGAGCCTTACTGGCCCATGCTGCAGGACGCCGGCAAGCGCGCGGTGGTGCTGTCGTCGAGAGGCGATCACGGCTACGGCGCAGGGCAGCGGATCGCCGCCATGAACCATGTCGAGCCCAGCATCCGCAGCGCCCTGTCTTACATCGGCATAAATGAGGTGCACAGCATCGCGGTCGAATACGATGAGTTCGGCGATGAGCGGCTGGCGGCGTCAATCGTAGCGGCGGAGGCCGAGATCGCCAGCCTGGTCAGGCGGATGAGCAAGGAGCTCGGCCAGATTCCAGCTTGCCGGCGAGCCGCCTGAATTGCACCGCTTCAATTGAGTTATTGCGGCGGAAACAATTGCTGCATAATAATTGTATGTCTCAAGTTCGATACCTCAGGATCCATACCTTGTTCCAGCAAAGGAAATTCATGCAATTGACGACAGCGCGGATGAGCGCCGCCATCCTGTATTCCACCATCCTGCTTTCGCCGCTGGCGACAACCGCCTTGGCCCAGGGGGCGCAAGCAGCGACTGCAGCCCCGGCCTGCCTCACCGGCGCCTACCGGTCGCCTGCCGGCGAAATCGTTACATTGACGCAGCGTCCGGGATTTCCGGCCACCCTGCTTGCCAGTAACCTGGACGGCCGCACCGGGATATTCGAAGCCGGCGCCGAAAACACCATGAACGCGGCAGCCGATGCCGACGGCCGGCCCAGGCTGGCGGGCCGCTTGCGTTATGCCGGATGCCAGGATCAGCCGCTGGTTTTCCAGTTCGACGGCGGCCCGGAGCAGCAGTGGTCGCGCCTGCCGTTGCGCATCACCCGGACGCAATTCATGTCCGGTCCGCTCAAGCTGAATGGCGAGTTGATCGAGCCGGCAGCG
Proteins encoded in this region:
- a CDS encoding LysR substrate-binding domain-containing protein → MDNQITRRLPPLAALKAFEAAARHLSIKSAAVELSVTPTAVSHQIRRLEESLGVAVFQRLPRQLRLTAAGSELYVALREGFDLFAAAINRIQVRDAARMLTISTTPAFAARWLLPRLGAFRSAYPKQDLRIHTSVEIAPLDGHTADIAIRYGLGLWPGLVAEKLFDDRIAPVSSPLLKVKKPRDLLKHTLIHCEWQSTLRKASTWRAWAQRARFSGLDSRGGIVFSDESHAISAAIAGQGVALLSTALIEPELKSGVLEQPFGPVLSNYAFYLVYPEARRADVHDVRAWISA
- a CDS encoding SRPBCC family protein, coding for MWTHEESIETSAAPARIWQLFADVQGWKKWNKGIDNIQIHGPFSDGTTFTMQPPGEDVFTTTLIDVRENQGFTDETIIDGTRVLVHHKIVPLASGGSKIIYSTEITGPAAADFGPMVTADFPDVLSALKNIAELS
- a CDS encoding FMN-dependent NADH-azoreductase, whose product is MTTLLHLDASARSGHSDRQPHGSHTRRLTHCFVQQWLQQRPGDRVSVRDVGLHPPSPVSGEWIHAAFTAPASRADWMHQALAESDTLVDEILAADILVLGVPMYNFNVPAQFKSWIDNIVRVGRTFGFDRQRQGEPYWPMLQDAGKRAVVLSSRGDHGYGAGQRIAAMNHVEPSIRSALSYIGINEVHSIAVEYDEFGDERLAASIVAAEAEIASLVRRMSKELGQIPACRRAA
- a CDS encoding LysR family transcriptional regulator; amino-acid sequence: MIPVDDIRFFMIVVKTGSLAAAAREINVTASAVTQRLQQLEARLGVRLIDRSTRNMNLTDEGQLLAEEGAAICERNDALFEMLKARQGIVAGHLRINAPFGFGRRYLTPLVAQFQSDHPGVKVSLILLDRISAGEAHKADITFHIGALADSSLVRYKIGANARILCAAPSYIRRMGSPADPQSLAGHQCLVLQENDEDVGLWKFGKGTLSHSVRVDPILSSNDGEVVHQWALMGKGIMIRSEWDVAENIRRGKLVALLPQWNIAPADVIALVPQRKGMSARAKKFIEYALRQFGPVPPWRIKGGP
- a CDS encoding pyridoxamine 5'-phosphate oxidase family protein; its protein translation is MLTTIEQLEEIYGKPHERSLWKEIDYLNEDYQAFVKTSPFVVFASHGPGGMDCSPKGDAPGFVKILDERTLAVPDRPGNNRIDTLRNLIADPRIALLFIVPGIGETLRVNGRAEISAEPALLEQFAVDGKLPRTVIIVKVEATYFHCSKALVRSKLWDPAGQIERSSFPSPGAMLKRLGSSSFDAEAYDRELPARVKATLY
- a CDS encoding DUF1697 domain-containing protein, translated to MTVYVALLRAVNVGGTGLLPMKELAALCSGLGFGQVRTYIQSGNVIFDSALGKDAVGQELAQALAKKMGKPVDVLLRTAAELGAILKANPFPDAEPSKVAVVFCNGSLPKDWLELLRIPGAEEVRPGKKEIYIHYPEGMGKSKLKLPPSTGIATVRNINTVTKLLALAVS
- a CDS encoding RidA family protein translates to MKIIHTPAVPAPRGHYSQAVEQNGFVFLSGMLPASDTIDPATHDFRQQCEAVFHQCQQVLQAAGCGFGDVVQATAYLVGVENWSLFNEIYASYLGPHKPARAVVPVPALHHGYAVELQLIACVPGGV
- a CDS encoding HAD-IA family hydrolase, translating into MAQKYQAILFDLLTALLDSWTVWNHTAGSEQAGRAWRAEYLRLTYGCGAYQPYEELVAQAAQNVGLAPELAQQLDRNWRSLQPWPEVTATLARLQQNHRLGVVTNCSTRLGQLAADRVGVPFEVVVTSEQAGFYKPDPRPYRLALEKLDLPAQRVLFVAGSAYDMFGTAQVGLDTFWHNRIGLAAPAGAPAPLAESAQISDLLQFAETR
- a CDS encoding winged helix-turn-helix domain-containing protein yields the protein MMTLLLLKDDTRNENEICDFFSSAGYQINWSETSATLLAGQSPSEQNRSITILQMDHTHPFPPDIANLTRGITLPWRLSMHQRTLTAPNNNQIKLTSLEFTLVKTFAMLEIGEVASRRRIIGEFGEHYLSYDQNRLDTMIMRLRKKIRHGLGMALPLNTVRVRGFSFDDLLILDH
- a CDS encoding DSD1 family PLP-dependent enzyme, coding for MNDSTLHPARRLADLETPALVLDQDRMQQNIARMRTSLARFNVAFRPHVKTSKSIQVARSTLGQVSGPITVSTLKEAEYFAANGFTDILYAVGIVPGKFDHVIRLRRQGVRLTLILDSLEMAQALCDKGRQENMCFDVMIEIDSDGHRSGVVPDSPELLEIGRCLATGGQHLAGVITHAGNSYNCRSIPAIRQMAQQERDAAVGCAERLRAAGIVCPAVSIGSTPTAMFADNLDGVSEVRAGVFVFGDLVMAGLGVCRQQDIALSVLTTVIGHQKEKGWIITDAGWMAMSRDRGTSRQPQDQGYGLVCDLGGELLPDLLMVDANQEHGVIAHRSGDPAQTPDLPIGAMLRILPNHACATGAQHARYHVVNRESSDILEVWERFRGW